One uncultured Draconibacterium sp. genomic window, CAGACAATTAAACTTTCATCTGTAGGAGTTGCCAAGCACATTCCGAATTCTTTACCATCACCTCCGGTATACATTATTGCTGGCTTGTCATTATCATCTATAATTACATGCCCCGACCAGATTCCGTATTGGTCATAACCTTTTTCGGGAGTTAATACCGGACGGTGTTCGGTCCACTGAACCAAATCTGAACTACTAAAATGTCCCCAGTTTATTCTTCCCAAATAGACATTCGTACCGTTCTTTTGATTGAAAATGTGATATTTTCCGTTGTAATAAATTAACCCGTGTGTTTCGTTTGTCCAGTTCGCTGCCGGCAAAACATGGTATTTCGGACGATTAAAATCACTTTCAAAACGAATTGAAGGTATAGATAAATCTGGTTTATGTTGAGCGAATTCCTTAATCTCTTGTTTATCAAAATCGTTTTCTGTTAATGGTTTGAACCAAACTTTTACTTCATCAATTATTCCGTTAATATAGTTAATCGGGAAAATATGAATTTTCTTTTCACGTGAATCACGTCCAACAAATAAAGACGAATATACCATTTGAGAAGCGGTAACCGGGTTGCTAAGAATAGTTTCACCATTTACTAATAGAGCGGCTTTGCTTTCGGAAATACCAAGCGCCAGATTGAACCATTCAAATTTTTGAAGTTGGACACTTGTCGAATACCATTTTGTTTTTCCAGCAATACAAACCGAAAGCATTACTTCGCCAAATTGATTGATATTAGCAGCTATCCAATTGTTGGCATCTTGTTGAAATGAGAAAAATCCAGCGGTATCCGTCGGGTATGTTTCCAGCGCAAACCAGGCTTCTGCTGAAATATTTGATACGTTCTCAGGAAGTTTTGTCTGTAAAAACGTGGAATATCCATCAGTTCGCAAACCATTTCCCAAAATTCCGGGCACTAATTCCAGATTTTCTTTCAAAGATTGAACCGCCTTTAAAGTTTCGTTCTTCGTATTCTCTTCAAATGACCAATTGATGGTGTACTTTTGCTGTTTGGTGCATGCAATTAAAAAGGAGAAAGTAAATACAATTAATATTGGTATGTATTTCAGTTTCATTTTACCAGATTTGAGTTGGAAATGTTGTTAAAAATTGTAGGCATAGAAAGAGGCTGCCTAAATAAACTGCTTAAACAGCCTCTTTCTGTTTCAATTCAGATAAAATGAATTTTATTTGTTCAATAAATAATCAATACTATTCTTATATATCTTATGCACATTGCTTAAATAAGGATTGTCGCGACCATCGTTCATATTCCATTCCATACCACCAATTCCAATTGTAATGATATAACCTTCGAACCTATCAAATGGGTTCCAGACAATAATACCTGCAAAACCCTGTCCACCAACAGCCCAATCCCATGCAGCAATCGGTTCGGCGCCATAAAGCGAATTAAAGGTGGTATATGGCGCGTTGGTAATAGAGCCTAAATTCCACAAAGCATTATGGTCTTCTTTATATCCGGCGTCAATTACGTAAGCCATATTTGGGGCATAGAAGTCTAAACCGGCAGAAATAATATTAGCGACTTCAGAACCGGTAAAACCAACTCCCCAGGTATCCGGATTATTGCCTCCTTCTCCTGTTCCAATTATATTTCTTAAACCGGAGTTGTCACGTCCTAACTCTTCAACAAGGCCTGTCCCCAACAATCCGGCTACAATTTTACCACCTAGTACATAAAACTTAGAAAGCACATTCAGTTTTTCTAATAGGGCTGCCGGTTGGTCTGAAGTACCTACATTGTCGTAAACATATACTATTACATTAACTCCGTCCAGTGCTTCATCCGATAATTCATCGAAAGAAATGTAAACAAAGTCAGTTCCATAAGTTGCTTCTGTCCACTGAGCTGCAGCTTTCACATCATCATCGGCTATTTCTGCAATAGTTGTACCGTCACCCAAAAAAGCTACTTTCGAGGGCAGCAACGTTGCATGAACCATATAGGTTCTTTCTGAAAACCCGTTACTTACAACAACCTTAGTAGGACTATTTAAATCAAGATTTGAGCCGCTTGCGGGTGTTACTGTGACTCCTTCGGGCACAGTTGCCTCAAATACCACAGAACTTAAATCAGTACCACCTGCCAAACTGATATTTATGGTGCCGGACAAATGGTCAATTTCGGCACTTTTACTATTGATTGTAACATCTTCAACTATATCGAGAACCGATGGGCCATCCATATAGTTTTCCCTCTCGTTGCAGGATTGCAACCCCATTAACAGGGTTATAATCGCTACTATATTTATATAAACTATTCTCCTCATTTTATTGAACTTTAATTATTTAAATAATCAATAATGTTAGACGTAAGCAATTCAATATTACCTTGATAATCATTCTCTCTTCCATTATTTGTGTCAAATTCATAACCAATAATGGTATTTTCAAGCGTGATTACCTTTCCGGCGAAATCTGCTGAGATATTAGTATCGAAGTTTGCCTCTACGGCTCCATTGGTTGGTAAAAACTCAATTGCACCATAACCAAATGCATCTCCAATATGACGCAATGTTCCAAGTTTTACAGCATTTACTGTTTGTTCAAATAGCAGAGCTGCGTCCTGCCCACAACATCCTGGAGAAAGAATACCATCCATATGTTGCCACCAGATTAATCTTGCTTCCCGGGTACCCGCATTGTTTAAATAAAGTTCTCCGTCACCCGCAAATGTTAATCCGTTAAAAATAGGATGCCCTCTTCTGTCGCCTGAGTTGTTTGCATCTCTTACACCTAATCCCCAGATATCATCAGCCGGCTTGTCGTAATCTACACAACCTCCGGCACCGGCACAGCCAAATTCAGTGTACTTGTAATTACCCAATGCACTTGGAGCACTATAATCAGCAGGCATACGACCCAAAACATGAATAAATGAGGTTGGGTCACCGGCAAGGAATAAGTTTCCACCGCCTTTTACCCAATTTGTTAAGGCACTAGCCTGAATCGCTCCCTGTTGCAATTCAGCTGGCAATAATGTCATCACATTATCTGAAGCAGCAAAATACTGTGTCCCATCTGTAAGCGGAGTTAGGTAATATAACATGGCAACATTCGTATTCGCCAAGGCCTCTTCTGTTATGTTGGCAATTTTGATGTATGCAAAGTCATCTGGATATTGAGCTTTCAAGTATTCTGCAGCCGCTTTAGCATCATCATCTTCAAGTGTATTTATACAATCAGCTTCTCCCAAAAAGACAACTTTTTGAGTTGATTCTTTTGATGATAGGATTACCTGGTATTCTTTGGTTAAGCCTTCCTGATTTGTAACTGTATAAGTTACTGTTCCCTGACTAAAATCCTGAGCTTCACCGGAAGCTGGAGAAACAGTTAATTCATCGTTTAATGTAATAACAGGCGAAAAAGAAGACAAATCTGATCCGGCAGGTAGTATAACATTAATTGTCGAAGCATTATTATCAATAATTCCTGTTACGGCGCAAACATCCTCAGAAGTAGCAAAAACGTCAATTACCGGAGCTGCAAGTTGTGTTACAGTAACGATATATGATTTACCGGTAAATCCATCGTTAGACAAAACGGTATATTTAACAGGATCTGTAAAATCATTCATTACACCTGATTGAGGAGACGCTGTTGTTCCTCCAGGGATCGTATATTGCGGCGCTAATGCTTTAATATCTTCCTGGCTTCCTACTGTAATGTCAATTGTACCGTTTACCTGGTCGATTACTCCCACATTCTCTCCAATTGTAAAAGTCATAATCATTGGATCCCCATAAGCGGCTATGGTTACTGTATATTCCCTGCTTACTCCATTATTGGAAACCGTAAAAATTACGGGGCCGGAAGAAAAATCCAAAGTGCTTCCCGAAGCGGGATCTACTGTCGCTCCCTCAGGAAGTGTCATTGCAACTGTTACCGAACTGTTATCAGTTCCGGCCGGTAAAATTAAATTTACCACACCATTCGTATGATCGATGGTTGCTGTTTGACCATTCGCCGAAAACGACCTCATTATTGAATAGGTATAGTCCGGCACCATGTCTTCAAACTTTATGTCTTCTTCACAGTTTGTAAACAATGTCAAAACGATTCCGAAAAAAAGAACAGGAATCCATCTGTATATATTTTTAATTGAATTTTTCATTTTATTGTTTCTTTTTAATATTCATAAATAGGTTAATTACTTATAATCAGGCATTAATATCCTGACCGTTGTTTGTACACTCCTCCAGAAGCATCGATTTCAATTTGAGGTATTGGTAGGTATTCATCTCTGCTGGAAGTAAATGATGCTCCTGCGTAGTAACTTCTTTTGGCACTTTCAGTAAACATGTAATCGTTTAACCAACTTTCGGCAATGCCCCAACGCACCAAATCGTAAAAGTGATGTCCTTCGTTATGCAGTTCTAAGCGTCGTTCTAATCGTAATGCTTTTCTTGCATAGTCTTGTGTTACAACAGTAGGATACAAGCCGATATTATAATGGGCTGCATCTTGGGATGGATTGTTAAAGTCATATACACGGGGTGAATTTTTTGCTCTGGTACGAATTTGATTAATAATACCTATTCCCGAGGCCACGTCACCTAATTCAATAGCAGCTTCAGCTTTCCATAATAGTACATCGCTAAATTTTATTATTGGCCAATCCAGAGCCCCTTTTGCCCATGGGAAACCTCCAGATGCTCTTAAATCAGAGTAAGGATCTATTTGATATTTTTTTACTACATAATATCCGTAAGTTGGCACATCCCTGTTCCAGTTAATTTGCATGGGCATATTTTGCCAGTGCTTCCAGGTTATTCCAGGTCTGCCAATTGAGTGGTCCAGTCTGGGATCTACTGGAGTTGAAGTATCATCATACTCCAAATCAGAGTTATTATACGTATCGAATAACGGTAAACCATTTGTATTTACCTTAAATGCGTTTACAATATTTTGTGAAGGTTTATGAAAATCGTCTCCATTTAAATAGGGATGATTTGGGTCATCGGCTGGCGAATCCGGAGAATTTATCAAATCTCCAAAGTTTAGGTTTCCATATTCCGATCCATCATTTACGGAATATTGAATAGCGAATACATTTTCCGCATTGCCATAACCTGGTGTTGAATACAGTTTCTCAATATCATCAACCAAGCTGTAAGGCCCTGCTATTACTTTATCGGCATAGGTAATTACCTCACTCCATTGTCCCTGGAATAATTTAGCTTTTGCCAGATAGGCATAGGCAACCAGTTTGTTTACCCTTCCAAGGTCGGTTTGGGTTTCGGGCAATACCGGAATAGCTGTATTTAAGTCGTCCTCAATTTTTCCCCATAAAAATGTTGGATCAAAAGAGTTTTCCACACTCGTTACACTTTCTATCGGTGTATTTTCATCGATATAGGCGAATGATCCGAAATTTTTCATAAGCTCGAAATAAAAATGAGCTCTTAAAACTTTCAATTCCGCAATTCTTAAATCTTTTTGAGAAAAATCGGATGTGTTATTGAGTACTACGATTGCGCTATTTACCCTGAATATGGCAAAATACAGTGCTCTCCATAAATTGTAAGCATTTTCTGAAGAAGGAAAAACCTGATGGATTTCCAGTGCGTGCATTCCACCACCGGGATTATCGCCGACGCCACCGCCACCTTTATATGCATCTCCACTTCTGATATCTGAAAAACACCAGTTAGAAGGAGCGTGGTCAAAAGGCCAGTTATCTCTAAATTCACCTGTGTTAAACCTATAATCAAGCCCACTATAGGCGCTAATAACAAGTTGTTCAGGATCAAGATTTTCTTCCGAAACTACATTCTCGGGAGCAACATCCAGAAAGTCTTCCTGACATGAAGCAAACAGTAATGTTGCAAATATGATAATTAGTAATTTTTTCATCTTATTAAAATTGTAGGTTAAGTCCGAAACTATACGTTTTGGTATGTGGATATACACCCATACCTGCTATACCAATACCAGTTCTGCTCAGCCCTGGCACTTCGTAGTCGAATCCTGTAAAAGAAGTTATGGTCATCAGGTTTTCTGCCTGTACATAGAATTTACCTGCATCTAATCCCAATTTCTTAAAAAAGCTGTCTGTTTTGGTTGAAAAGTTATATCCAATATTTACACTCTTTAGCCTGAAATATGAACCATCTTCAACAAAATAGGTAGAAGCTCTTTTTTGATCATTAACATCTGAGGTACTTAATGCAGGAAT contains:
- a CDS encoding DUF4960 domain-containing protein; translation: MRRIVYINIVAIITLLMGLQSCNERENYMDGPSVLDIVEDVTINSKSAEIDHLSGTINISLAGGTDLSSVVFEATVPEGVTVTPASGSNLDLNSPTKVVVSNGFSERTYMVHATLLPSKVAFLGDGTTIAEIADDDVKAAAQWTEATYGTDFVYISFDELSDEALDGVNVIVYVYDNVGTSDQPAALLEKLNVLSKFYVLGGKIVAGLLGTGLVEELGRDNSGLRNIIGTGEGGNNPDTWGVGFTGSEVANIISAGLDFYAPNMAYVIDAGYKEDHNALWNLGSITNAPYTTFNSLYGAEPIAAWDWAVGGQGFAGIIVWNPFDRFEGYIITIGIGGMEWNMNDGRDNPYLSNVHKIYKNSIDYLLNK
- a CDS encoding DUF5018 domain-containing protein translates to MKNSIKNIYRWIPVLFFGIVLTLFTNCEEDIKFEDMVPDYTYSIMRSFSANGQTATIDHTNGVVNLILPAGTDNSSVTVAMTLPEGATVDPASGSTLDFSSGPVIFTVSNNGVSREYTVTIAAYGDPMIMTFTIGENVGVIDQVNGTIDITVGSQEDIKALAPQYTIPGGTTASPQSGVMNDFTDPVKYTVLSNDGFTGKSYIVTVTQLAAPVIDVFATSEDVCAVTGIIDNNASTINVILPAGSDLSSFSPVITLNDELTVSPASGEAQDFSQGTVTYTVTNQEGLTKEYQVILSSKESTQKVVFLGEADCINTLEDDDAKAAAEYLKAQYPDDFAYIKIANITEEALANTNVAMLYYLTPLTDGTQYFAASDNVMTLLPAELQQGAIQASALTNWVKGGGNLFLAGDPTSFIHVLGRMPADYSAPSALGNYKYTEFGCAGAGGCVDYDKPADDIWGLGVRDANNSGDRRGHPIFNGLTFAGDGELYLNNAGTREARLIWWQHMDGILSPGCCGQDAALLFEQTVNAVKLGTLRHIGDAFGYGAIEFLPTNGAVEANFDTNISADFAGKVITLENTIIGYEFDTNNGRENDYQGNIELLTSNIIDYLNN
- a CDS encoding RagB/SusD family nutrient uptake outer membrane protein → MKKLLIIIFATLLFASCQEDFLDVAPENVVSEENLDPEQLVISAYSGLDYRFNTGEFRDNWPFDHAPSNWCFSDIRSGDAYKGGGGVGDNPGGGMHALEIHQVFPSSENAYNLWRALYFAIFRVNSAIVVLNNTSDFSQKDLRIAELKVLRAHFYFELMKNFGSFAYIDENTPIESVTSVENSFDPTFLWGKIEDDLNTAIPVLPETQTDLGRVNKLVAYAYLAKAKLFQGQWSEVITYADKVIAGPYSLVDDIEKLYSTPGYGNAENVFAIQYSVNDGSEYGNLNFGDLINSPDSPADDPNHPYLNGDDFHKPSQNIVNAFKVNTNGLPLFDTYNNSDLEYDDTSTPVDPRLDHSIGRPGITWKHWQNMPMQINWNRDVPTYGYYVVKKYQIDPYSDLRASGGFPWAKGALDWPIIKFSDVLLWKAEAAIELGDVASGIGIINQIRTRAKNSPRVYDFNNPSQDAAHYNIGLYPTVVTQDYARKALRLERRLELHNEGHHFYDLVRWGIAESWLNDYMFTESAKRSYYAGASFTSSRDEYLPIPQIEIDASGGVYKQRSGY